Proteins encoded by one window of Paenibacillus urinalis:
- a CDS encoding cytochrome (ubi)quinol oxidase subunit III, whose product MTNPHAEAVNGQLPHEPEKATLEGRNKILGFWLFMGGEAVLFGTLFATFLALRNQTLDGPTANDLFHLPLVAAATFTLLVSSLTSVFAIQAMHKHNVKALISWLGVTILLGLVFLGIEIYEFYEYVVHKEFGMTTSAFSSAFYTLVGFHGAHVAFGLGWIGLLIGQLYKKGLTVVTAPKIYVSAIYWHFIDVVWVFIFTVVYLLGKVV is encoded by the coding sequence ATGACAAACCCACACGCAGAAGCTGTAAATGGTCAGCTGCCTCATGAACCGGAAAAAGCAACGCTGGAGGGCCGCAACAAGATTCTTGGCTTCTGGCTATTCATGGGTGGAGAAGCAGTTCTGTTCGGTACGCTATTCGCGACCTTCCTGGCGCTTCGCAACCAGACACTGGATGGGCCAACAGCAAATGATCTGTTTCATCTTCCCTTGGTTGCAGCGGCAACCTTCACTCTGCTGGTGAGCAGCTTGACGAGCGTATTTGCGATTCAGGCGATGCATAAGCATAACGTCAAAGCGCTCATTAGCTGGCTCGGCGTTACCATTCTGCTTGGACTCGTCTTTCTAGGTATCGAAATCTATGAGTTCTACGAATATGTTGTTCATAAAGAATTTGGTATGACAACGAGCGCATTCAGTTCGGCGTTCTACACGCTGGTCGGCTTTCACGGGGCTCACGTTGCCTTCGGTCTAGGCTGGATCGGACTTCTCATTGGACAGCTGTACAAAAAAGGATTAACGGTCGTAACCGCACCGAAGATTTATGTGTCGGCGATCTACTGGCACTTTATCGACGTGGTCTGGGTCTTCATCTTTACGGTCGTATATCTGCTTGGGAAGGTGGTTTAA